One window from the genome of Nicotiana tomentosiformis chromosome 5, ASM39032v3, whole genome shotgun sequence encodes:
- the LOC138891683 gene encoding uncharacterized protein, whose product MEHPNAKRPDNIMAYEAAISTCGKLSQFVWEGIYTYKFILLWLSHLPIRCNLDEAKVSHELLCSMMETSEKKIIGPQGSYIPKIIADFAEVLWAGKNLATEETIRRMINLLNKFQREHQPSVLSNIYATLPLPHQSMLRTVLSTI is encoded by the exons ATGGAGCATCCTAATGCAAAACGACCAGATAACATCATGGCTTATGAGGCTGCCATTTCTACCTGTGGGAAGTTAAGCCAGTTTGTCTGGGAAGGCATTTACACCTATAAG TTTATCTTGCTTTGGCTAAGCCACTTACCAATAAGGTGTAACTTGGATGAGGCTAAAGTCAGTCACGAACTGCTTTGTTCGATGATGGAAAC GTCAGAGAAGAAAATTATTGGCCCTCAAGGATCTTATATACCGAAAATAATAGCAGATTTTGCTGAG GTTTTATGGGCAGGGAAAAATTTAGCAACAGAAGAAACTATCAGGCGAATGATCAATCTATTGAACAAGTTCCAAAGGGAACATCAGCCTTCTGTCCTGTCCAACATATATGCAACATTACCTTTACCACATCAAAGCATGTTGCGCACTGTCTTGTCAACCATATAA